In Acidobacteriota bacterium, a genomic segment contains:
- a CDS encoding alpha-galactosidase: MTDHSAHTSQTALASKRHKSRKLSGSFRWLQTLALGLAWTLALALAAQAQKLDNDTVLLQLGVTPEGIPVIEEAAWLATGQTAFRDLGTPDGLGAWVPASLIPSAQTAPVIWSITEGNGLTTAEATRELNNKMRITWIVELPKHGQLFRLRIRLTNGGKKARAVDWFPAWSASWDVAGQSQWARWWRSLEYDRIEQALDAGSNIRLGSRLHSSDDAAGGVNPYWVVGGSNSRIYFGLEWCGGWSARLDGLDHGFTFAVGLPAEETQLVLNKGETIEGPALLVTPMPESDDTNDRAIWMSQRSALGRMLYSGPPPSFPLSYNHWYAARRQVDARFLNQQIAAMSPYSFEAFIIDAGWFGDGRWKPDPEKFESGEMTEMLASLKANGIKPGLWSSPQYVSEINGPSGLAIEQPPVFSRFFGGFLADMSEDAFADYLTGHVQKLRDKYSMDYWKYDQAFFTDRSRAGEMKNVVGFQNALRAVRQANPDLTIENCQLGGRMINEFTLLATQTTWLRDAGNMGLEDPRVNIRVALNALEFVFPWAALRFTINLDQMDQNDDEMTRLYCRSAMAGRWGISADLSQIGERQQNIILTEIQNYRRLNRMKDSSVYDLQLPTESADVAGATFYSGGRSSAGILLYRWQLSGAFDQRVVLPKLKPSAMYHVVDVDTGVEITASGSDLISNGVTVSFSSERLSALLFVELAAELPVQ; this comes from the coding sequence ATGACTGACCATTCTGCGCATACAAGTCAAACCGCGCTTGCTAGCAAAAGGCACAAGTCACGCAAGCTGTCAGGTTCCTTTCGATGGCTTCAGACGCTTGCCCTTGGTCTCGCTTGGACGCTGGCGCTTGCCCTGGCAGCGCAAGCGCAGAAGTTGGACAACGACACCGTGCTGTTACAATTGGGCGTCACGCCCGAAGGCATTCCGGTAATTGAAGAAGCCGCTTGGCTGGCGACGGGCCAGACCGCATTTCGCGACTTGGGAACCCCTGATGGTCTCGGCGCATGGGTTCCAGCGTCGCTGATTCCAAGCGCTCAGACCGCGCCGGTAATATGGAGTATTACCGAAGGCAATGGCCTCACGACCGCCGAAGCGACGCGCGAACTCAACAACAAAATGCGCATCACCTGGATTGTTGAGTTGCCGAAACACGGGCAACTCTTTCGTCTGCGCATTCGATTGACCAATGGCGGCAAGAAGGCGCGAGCGGTGGATTGGTTTCCGGCGTGGTCGGCCAGTTGGGATGTCGCCGGCCAATCGCAATGGGCGCGCTGGTGGCGGTCTCTGGAGTACGACCGCATTGAGCAGGCATTGGATGCCGGCAGCAACATTCGCCTGGGCAGCCGGCTGCATAGCTCGGATGATGCCGCCGGCGGCGTCAATCCTTACTGGGTCGTCGGCGGTTCGAATAGTCGCATCTATTTCGGTCTGGAGTGGTGCGGCGGTTGGAGCGCCAGACTCGATGGCCTCGACCATGGCTTCACTTTTGCTGTTGGTCTGCCGGCTGAAGAGACGCAACTAGTGCTCAACAAGGGCGAAACGATTGAAGGCCCGGCGCTGCTGGTAACCCCGATGCCGGAATCGGACGACACTAATGATCGCGCCATCTGGATGAGCCAGCGAAGCGCGCTGGGGCGCATGCTCTACAGCGGCCCCCCGCCGTCGTTTCCGCTGTCTTACAATCACTGGTATGCGGCCCGCCGGCAAGTGGACGCCAGGTTTTTGAATCAGCAAATCGCGGCGATGTCGCCTTACTCGTTTGAGGCGTTCATCATCGATGCGGGGTGGTTTGGCGACGGGCGCTGGAAGCCCGACCCGGAGAAATTCGAGTCGGGCGAGATGACCGAGATGCTCGCATCGCTCAAAGCCAATGGCATCAAACCCGGGTTGTGGTCATCGCCACAGTACGTCAGCGAGATCAACGGCCCGTCAGGGTTGGCCATAGAACAGCCGCCGGTTTTCTCCAGATTTTTTGGCGGCTTCCTCGCTGACATGTCGGAAGACGCCTTCGCGGATTATTTGACCGGGCATGTGCAGAAGCTGCGAGACAAGTATTCCATGGACTACTGGAAATATGATCAGGCATTTTTCACCGACCGGTCGCGCGCGGGAGAAATGAAGAACGTCGTTGGTTTTCAGAATGCGTTGCGAGCCGTGCGGCAAGCCAATCCCGATCTAACCATTGAAAATTGCCAACTCGGCGGGCGAATGATCAATGAGTTCACCTTGCTGGCAACCCAGACGACCTGGCTAAGGGATGCCGGCAACATGGGGCTGGAAGATCCGCGCGTCAACATCCGTGTTGCGCTGAATGCGCTGGAGTTCGTCTTCCCGTGGGCGGCGCTGCGCTTCACTATCAATCTGGATCAGATGGATCAAAACGATGACGAAATGACGCGGCTCTATTGTCGCAGCGCGATGGCCGGCAGATGGGGCATCTCCGCCGACCTATCGCAGATCGGCGAGCGCCAGCAGAACATCATCCTGACAGAGATTCAAAACTATCGGCGGTTGAACAGGATGAAGGACTCCTCCGTCTACGATCTGCAACTACCCACCGAAAGCGCGGATGTTGCGGGCGCAACCTTCTACAGCGGGGGCCGGTCTAGTGCGGGAATTTTGCTCTACCGGTGGCAGTTGAGCGGGGCCTTCGATCAGCGGGTCGTGTTGCCGAAGCTGAAACCCTCGGCGATGTACCACGTTGTGGACGTGGACACGGGGGTGGAAATCACCGCCAGCGGCAGTGATCTGATAAGCAACGGAGTAACCGTCTCTTTCAGCAGCGAGCGGCTATCGGCCCTGTTATTCGTCGAGTTGGCCGCAGAATTGCCGGTGCAGTAA